A genomic region of Paenibacillus sp. PL2-23 contains the following coding sequences:
- the ppc gene encoding phosphoenolpyruvate carboxylase: MSEQTVTTTAASRTQANNLLRRDVRFLGNILGEVLVHQGGRELLDIVEQIREQSKALRADFIPELFDQFKSTISSLDPEIRHQVIRAFAIYFQLVNIAEQNHRIRRKRDYEVSAGEAVQRGSIESAVQDLKERGIAVAGVKEIISNISLELVMTAHPTEATRRAVLDIHKRIAEDVMELDNPTLTFREREKLKEKLMNEVLVLWQTDELRDRKPTVVDEVRNGLYYFDETLFEVLPNVYEELERCLAKYYPEEKWHVPDYLRFGSWIGGDRDGNPSVTAKVTWETLQLHRQLALQKYEEKLNGLMGILSFSTNLVTVSDELMASIQKDREHVELKNIELWRNAKEPYRIKLGFMLEKLANTRKEALKGKPSRYNHPNELREDLLVIDRSLRNHYADYVADTDLAKLVRQVELFGFHLMALDVRQHSKEHENAMAEILAKMHIVSDYASLSETEKTELLHKLLNDPRPLTSSHLDYTESTRECLDVYHTIYRAQQEFGENCITSYLISMTQAASDMLEVMVFAKEVGLFRHEGDGSVRCTLQSVPLFETIDDLHAAPGIMKELFELPIYRKAVEARGNQHEIMLGYSDSNKDGGVVTANWELRVALKEITAAGKEYGVKLKFFHGRGGALGRGGMPLNRSILAQPPHTIGGGIKITEQGEVLSSRYSMQGIAYRSLEQATWALITAARLAKYPQQETAAEAEWDAIARSISETALKKYQDLIFRDPDFLTYFKESTPLPEVGELNIGSRPSKRKNSDRFEDLRAIPWVFAWTQSRYLLPAWYAAGTAFQEYVQDDPAKLETLKTMYEQFPFFRSLIDNLQMALAKADLVIAKEYADMIKDQGIRDRIFSQIEQEYALASKLILSITGQDEILDNVPVIQESIRLRNPYVDPLSYMQVQLLSELRELRANDQDDPELLREVLLTINGIAAGLRNTG, encoded by the coding sequence ATGTCGGAACAAACGGTAACAACAACAGCGGCTAGTCGGACACAAGCGAACAATTTGCTGAGACGCGATGTTCGTTTCCTTGGCAACATTCTTGGCGAAGTGCTCGTGCACCAAGGCGGAAGGGAATTGCTCGATATCGTCGAGCAGATTCGGGAGCAGAGCAAGGCGCTGCGCGCCGACTTCATTCCGGAGCTGTTCGATCAATTCAAGTCGACGATCTCGTCGCTTGATCCGGAGATTCGCCATCAAGTCATTCGTGCGTTTGCGATCTACTTCCAATTGGTTAATATTGCGGAGCAGAACCACCGGATCAGACGCAAGCGGGATTATGAGGTATCCGCTGGCGAGGCGGTTCAGCGCGGCTCCATCGAGAGCGCCGTTCAGGATCTGAAGGAACGCGGCATCGCGGTGGCAGGCGTGAAGGAAATTATTAGCAACATCTCGCTGGAGCTGGTGATGACGGCTCACCCCACGGAAGCGACACGCCGCGCGGTGCTGGACATTCACAAGCGGATTGCGGAGGACGTCATGGAGCTGGACAACCCTACGCTGACGTTCCGCGAGCGCGAGAAGCTGAAGGAGAAGCTGATGAACGAGGTGCTCGTTCTCTGGCAGACTGACGAGCTTCGCGACCGCAAGCCGACAGTAGTCGACGAGGTGCGCAACGGCCTGTACTATTTCGACGAGACGCTCTTCGAGGTTCTGCCCAATGTGTATGAGGAGCTGGAGCGCTGCCTGGCCAAGTATTACCCGGAGGAGAAATGGCATGTTCCGGATTACCTGCGTTTCGGCTCCTGGATTGGCGGCGACCGCGACGGCAACCCGTCCGTAACAGCCAAGGTTACTTGGGAGACGCTGCAGTTGCATCGTCAGCTGGCGCTGCAGAAGTACGAAGAGAAGCTTAACGGCCTTATGGGCATTCTCAGCTTCAGCACGAATCTGGTGACGGTATCCGATGAGCTGATGGCTTCCATTCAGAAGGACCGCGAGCATGTCGAGCTGAAGAACATTGAGCTGTGGCGCAACGCCAAGGAGCCATACCGCATCAAGCTGGGCTTCATGCTGGAGAAGCTGGCGAACACGCGCAAGGAAGCGCTCAAGGGCAAACCTAGCCGGTACAATCATCCTAATGAGCTGCGCGAGGATCTGCTGGTTATCGACCGCAGCCTGCGCAATCACTACGCGGATTACGTGGCAGACACGGATCTGGCCAAGCTGGTTCGTCAAGTGGAGCTGTTCGGCTTCCACCTGATGGCGCTGGACGTTCGTCAGCATAGCAAGGAGCACGAGAACGCAATGGCTGAGATCCTGGCCAAGATGCATATCGTGAGCGACTACGCTTCCCTCTCCGAGACAGAGAAAACCGAGCTTCTGCATAAGCTCTTGAACGATCCGCGTCCGCTGACGTCGAGCCATCTGGATTACACGGAATCGACGCGCGAATGCCTGGATGTCTATCATACGATCTACCGGGCTCAACAGGAGTTCGGAGAGAACTGCATTACCAGCTACCTGATCAGCATGACGCAGGCAGCCAGCGATATGCTGGAGGTTATGGTGTTCGCGAAGGAGGTCGGTCTGTTCCGTCACGAAGGAGACGGCTCCGTACGCTGCACGCTGCAGTCTGTGCCGCTGTTCGAGACGATCGACGACCTGCATGCGGCGCCTGGCATTATGAAGGAGCTGTTCGAGCTGCCGATCTACCGCAAGGCGGTTGAGGCTCGCGGCAATCAGCATGAGATCATGCTGGGCTACTCTGACAGCAACAAGGACGGCGGCGTTGTTACCGCGAACTGGGAGCTTCGCGTTGCGCTGAAGGAAATTACAGCGGCCGGCAAGGAATACGGCGTCAAGCTGAAGTTCTTCCACGGACGCGGCGGCGCGCTGGGACGCGGCGGCATGCCTCTGAACCGCAGTATTCTGGCGCAGCCTCCACATACCATTGGCGGCGGCATCAAGATTACGGAGCAGGGCGAGGTGCTGTCCTCGCGTTACTCCATGCAGGGCATTGCTTACCGCAGCCTGGAGCAGGCCACTTGGGCGCTCATTACAGCCGCCCGCCTGGCCAAATATCCGCAGCAGGAGACTGCGGCGGAAGCGGAATGGGATGCTATCGCGCGCTCCATCTCGGAGACGGCGCTGAAGAAATATCAGGATCTGATCTTCCGCGATCCGGACTTCTTGACCTATTTCAAGGAATCCACGCCGCTTCCTGAGGTTGGCGAGCTGAATATCGGCTCCCGTCCTTCCAAACGGAAGAACAGCGACCGCTTCGAGGACCTGCGCGCAATTCCATGGGTATTCGCATGGACGCAAAGCCGCTACCTGCTTCCGGCATGGTATGCTGCGGGTACGGCATTCCAGGAATATGTGCAGGACGATCCTGCCAAGCTGGAGACGCTGAAGACGATGTACGAGCAATTCCCGTTCTTCCGCTCGCTGATCGACAATCTGCAGATGGCGCTTGCCAAGGCGGATCTCGTCATCGCGAAGGAATATGCGGACATGATCAAGGATCAGGGCATTCGCGATCGTATCTTCTCGCAGATCGAGCAAGAATACGCGCTGGCGTCGAAGCTCATCCTGAGCATTACGGGCCAGGACGAAATTCTCGACAATGTGCCGGTCATCCAGGAGTCCATCAGACTCCGCAACCCGTACGTCGATCCGCTCAGCTACATGCAGGTTCAGCTGCTTAGCGAGCTGCGTGAGCTGCGCGCAAACGATCAGGATGATCCTGAGCTGCTTCGCGAGGTGCTGCTCACTATCAACGGCATTGCAGCCGGCCTTCGCAATACGGGCTAG
- a CDS encoding RICIN domain-containing protein, with protein sequence MKKVKAFSARLRFAVMIAALIAGLLPVSGTPSSYAAATDIFLDGNQIQSGNINGLTFKGFGVLSGNSSSALLMDYKAEQPEKYAQLLQILFGGERPVMTHVKIEMGNDRNNSTGPDPATMRTATESANVKRHPGFQLAADAKKVNPNLKVSILRWNAPGWANTNDLIYTWYKNTILTAYRQYGYMVDYVNPGVNEHSADLNWTKQYANQVKTDSAGFQNSTERSLYNAIQVVISDEVSIGSFGNAMVSDVTLRDAVAVAAYHYNTDDDSAGNYKKLAEQFDKQVWNSEAQATFSNTAFRPNNNVKDPTVAGTGIGGVGSSLEMGNTIIKGFVNSRRSHFIYQPAIGSFYEGGQYSFKELVSARDPWSGWMHYDAGIQVLRHFSWFATTGWENASNTAGIWRAVPQASSTGATGTNPVNGRNGTPSYMTLAAPDKSHFSTILINDSEYSRDYTLHTANMNISGSPNLEVWETRAAAAGQAFNSQYMKYLGEIAASSGIYSITVKPYSIVTVTTLDNSSKSAYQTPLPVEGVRTVLDTDATGSVQNTSDSILYADTFDYTGKTVPIIGAGGAITGTQSYIEARGGTKSVIPRYTSDRNGAFEAYLPDGSSNYVLRQQVDKTTMGLGGTWNNGNPITAIGDNRWMNYKASIDVSFEHNSTAGGDNYAAIGARQQGGSSSHTMTGTPYWLKFWFDGGWSMHVNGSSVASGNVVTGSGGVTIAGFNTAHTAWHNIAIQVADNQVTAYLDGVALYTYTDANAKLAGRVDLASGYYHVRFDNLLVETIPGYAPYYTELLDNLEMHTLASTPSPKLIYSGSWAHENGKSMYTYHRSLSTSQGAGAAMQYTFTGTGFDILGANTGTAVLEVTVDGQIVQSSAATKASSEMYQTYTLRGLSSGQHTVQVKVLSGTLAVDAVAIIAAPTSSSSSYVLICNRAAGLCMDGMGRTANGANTGQWTNNAGHHQQWLIEAAGSYVRIKNRATGLYLDGMGRTANGSIAGQWSDSNSHNQQWSMETAGNYYKFKNRATGLYLDGAGKTVNGEDLKQWGSSSSYNQQWSVASTP encoded by the coding sequence ATGAAAAAAGTCAAAGCTTTTAGTGCCCGACTACGCTTTGCGGTCATGATTGCCGCGCTCATAGCGGGGCTGCTGCCGGTTTCCGGCACACCGAGCTCGTATGCTGCGGCAACGGATATTTTTTTGGACGGTAATCAGATTCAATCAGGCAATATCAACGGTCTCACATTCAAAGGCTTCGGCGTGCTTAGCGGCAACAGCTCCAGCGCCTTGCTTATGGACTATAAGGCGGAGCAGCCCGAGAAATACGCGCAATTGCTGCAAATTCTGTTCGGCGGGGAGCGTCCCGTCATGACCCATGTAAAAATCGAGATGGGCAATGATCGCAACAACTCCACAGGTCCCGATCCTGCCACAATGCGCACCGCCACCGAGTCGGCCAATGTGAAGCGGCATCCCGGCTTCCAGCTGGCGGCAGACGCCAAGAAGGTCAATCCCAACTTAAAGGTAAGCATCCTGCGTTGGAACGCTCCGGGCTGGGCGAATACCAATGACCTTATCTATACCTGGTACAAAAATACGATTCTCACCGCATATCGGCAATATGGCTATATGGTGGATTACGTGAACCCGGGCGTGAATGAGCATTCTGCCGATCTGAATTGGACGAAGCAATATGCCAATCAGGTGAAAACCGACAGCGCCGGGTTCCAGAACAGCACAGAGAGGAGCCTGTACAACGCTATACAGGTCGTAATCTCCGACGAAGTGTCCATCGGCAGCTTCGGCAATGCGATGGTCAGCGACGTCACGTTAAGAGACGCCGTCGCGGTCGCGGCCTACCATTATAATACCGATGATGACAGCGCGGGCAATTACAAGAAGCTGGCGGAGCAATTCGACAAGCAGGTCTGGAATAGCGAAGCGCAGGCGACCTTCAGCAATACAGCCTTCCGTCCCAACAACAACGTCAAGGACCCTACGGTTGCGGGCACCGGCATAGGCGGCGTGGGGAGCTCGCTTGAGATGGGCAATACCATTATTAAGGGCTTCGTCAACTCAAGGCGCTCCCACTTCATCTACCAGCCAGCCATCGGCTCGTTCTATGAGGGGGGCCAATATTCCTTCAAGGAGCTGGTTAGCGCCAGAGACCCCTGGTCGGGCTGGATGCATTACGATGCCGGCATTCAGGTGCTGCGCCATTTCAGCTGGTTCGCTACAACGGGCTGGGAGAACGCGAGCAATACTGCGGGAATTTGGCGCGCTGTGCCTCAGGCCAGCTCCACCGGTGCAACGGGCACCAATCCCGTTAATGGACGGAACGGCACTCCGAGCTATATGACGCTTGCCGCTCCTGATAAGAGCCATTTTTCGACCATCCTCATTAATGACAGTGAATATTCGAGAGACTATACGCTTCATACAGCCAACATGAATATTTCCGGAAGCCCTAATCTAGAGGTATGGGAAACTCGCGCCGCCGCAGCCGGGCAGGCGTTCAACAGCCAATACATGAAATATCTTGGTGAAATTGCCGCAAGCAGCGGTATCTATTCCATTACGGTGAAGCCCTATTCCATCGTAACCGTCACGACGCTGGACAACAGCTCGAAGAGCGCGTATCAAACCCCGCTTCCCGTAGAGGGGGTGCGCACTGTGCTTGATACCGATGCGACCGGCTCTGTTCAGAACACCTCCGACTCCATCCTGTACGCGGACACCTTCGATTATACCGGCAAGACTGTGCCGATTATCGGGGCGGGAGGCGCCATCACGGGCACCCAAAGCTATATTGAAGCCCGAGGCGGAACCAAAAGCGTTATTCCACGGTACACCAGCGATCGCAACGGGGCATTCGAGGCTTATCTGCCGGATGGCTCCAGCAACTACGTTCTGAGGCAGCAGGTCGACAAAACGACTATGGGGCTTGGCGGTACGTGGAACAATGGAAATCCGATCACAGCTATCGGAGACAATCGCTGGATGAATTACAAGGCCAGCATTGATGTGTCCTTCGAGCACAACAGCACCGCAGGCGGCGACAATTATGCGGCAATCGGCGCCCGCCAGCAAGGCGGCAGCTCCTCCCACACCATGACGGGCACACCGTACTGGCTGAAATTTTGGTTCGACGGCGGATGGTCCATGCACGTGAACGGCAGCTCCGTCGCCAGCGGCAACGTCGTAACCGGCAGCGGTGGCGTCACCATCGCGGGGTTCAACACCGCCCATACCGCGTGGCATAATATCGCCATTCAGGTCGCGGACAATCAGGTAACCGCTTATCTGGATGGCGTAGCGTTATACACCTATACGGATGCGAATGCCAAGCTTGCAGGACGCGTCGATCTTGCCTCCGGCTATTATCATGTCCGGTTCGATAACCTGCTGGTGGAGACTATTCCAGGCTATGCCCCGTATTATACCGAGCTTCTGGACAATCTAGAGATGCACACCCTTGCTTCCACTCCGTCGCCCAAGCTAATCTACAGCGGCTCCTGGGCGCATGAGAACGGCAAGTCTATGTATACGTACCATCGCTCTCTCTCTACGAGCCAGGGCGCAGGCGCTGCAATGCAATACACCTTCACGGGCACCGGATTCGATATTCTCGGCGCCAACACCGGAACAGCTGTGCTGGAGGTTACGGTTGACGGACAGATCGTTCAATCAAGCGCTGCAACTAAAGCTTCTTCGGAAATGTATCAGACCTACACGCTTCGCGGACTTTCCAGCGGACAGCACACGGTGCAAGTGAAGGTGCTGAGCGGCACGCTGGCCGTAGACGCGGTTGCGATCATAGCCGCCCCCACCTCCTCAAGCAGCTCCTACGTGCTTATCTGCAATCGGGCAGCGGGGTTGTGCATGGACGGCATGGGCCGAACCGCCAACGGAGCCAACACCGGGCAATGGACCAATAATGCCGGGCATCATCAGCAATGGCTGATTGAAGCCGCAGGCAGCTACGTCCGCATCAAAAACCGGGCGACCGGACTGTACCTGGACGGCATGGGCCGGACAGCCAATGGCTCTATTGCGGGTCAGTGGAGCGACAGCAACAGCCATAATCAACAGTGGAGCATGGAGACCGCCGGCAATTACTACAAGTTCAAGAATCGGGCGACAGGCTTATACCTGGACGGGGCCGGCAAAACCGTTAACGGCGAGGATCTGAAGCAGTGGGGCAGCAGCAGCAGCTACAACCAGCAATGGTCCGTTGCTTCAACCCCTTAA
- a CDS encoding ABC transporter ATP-binding protein: MIRLTTANLDIAYDDRLIVQNLNIAIPQGKITALVGANGSGKSTILKTMARIMNPAQGNVMLDGKSIHKQSTKEVAKQLAILPQNPTAPDGLTVSELVSYGRFPYQKGFGSMKKEDRDIVNWAIEATGMGEFADRPVDQLSGGQRQRAWIAMALAQETDILFLDEPTTFLDMAHQLEVLHLLQKLNERNNRTIVMVVHDLNHAARYAHHMIAIKSGVVKGEGSPLEVITPDIMREVFNIEADIVPDPRTGLPLCLPFALAGQSVADRVMGSHDQVEREQLTAAGA, encoded by the coding sequence ATGATTCGATTAACGACTGCGAATCTCGACATTGCTTATGATGATCGATTAATTGTCCAGAATTTGAATATCGCAATCCCGCAAGGTAAAATTACGGCGCTGGTGGGAGCGAACGGATCCGGCAAGTCGACCATCCTGAAGACGATGGCCCGGATTATGAATCCGGCGCAAGGCAATGTTATGCTGGACGGCAAGTCCATCCACAAGCAGTCCACCAAGGAAGTGGCGAAGCAGCTGGCTATCCTGCCCCAGAATCCCACGGCGCCAGACGGCCTTACCGTTTCGGAGCTAGTGTCATATGGACGCTTTCCCTATCAGAAGGGCTTCGGCTCGATGAAGAAGGAAGACCGTGATATTGTGAACTGGGCGATTGAAGCTACTGGCATGGGTGAATTTGCCGATCGTCCTGTCGACCAGCTCTCCGGCGGGCAGCGCCAGCGTGCCTGGATTGCAATGGCGCTTGCGCAGGAGACTGACATTCTGTTCCTCGACGAACCGACGACTTTCCTGGATATGGCTCACCAGCTTGAGGTGCTCCATCTGCTTCAGAAGCTGAATGAGCGGAATAACCGGACTATCGTCATGGTCGTACACGATCTTAATCATGCTGCACGTTACGCGCATCATATGATTGCGATCAAATCCGGCGTGGTGAAGGGCGAAGGCTCGCCGCTGGAGGTCATTACACCGGACATTATGAGGGAAGTATTCAACATAGAAGCCGATATTGTGCCTGATCCGCGTACGGGCTTGCCGCTTTGCTTGCCGTTCGCCCTGGCTGGACAATCGGTTGCCGACCGCGTCATGGGCAGTCATGATCAGGTTGAACGTGAGCAGCTGACTGCGGCGGGCGCTTAA
- a CDS encoding phosphodiester glycosidase family protein, with amino-acid sequence MVIKQIRGRRAAAVLLAAALVLTAPAGQSEDRTSYAASSLAAKTGAQLHALETESKQSSVQAKTETEYWRYQAEGKLNKPLTLLEGRMLVTTENGHIVIVDGNGKAVFAKNQYTRLTAPVTNKKGEIWITGESARLYRYDNKGNGEMAGIYYFQKKTERLLPSAALVDGEGRPYFSYEHAILSLNAKGEKEAFTLPAGTTVTDMAPAARGVYALGSNGSLYAVHGSKLLWQAELPSALRQAKLAADGTGGLVLAAGKALAGYEADGTVRFTRELSAAPAGGGWSSPVALPGDDGSFIAAELGGNAIVSFRLRDGAERWRASASGAGGFGPAALAPEGGSGHVLAAARSGAVFAIDPAGRIAYSYKHAAVSAAGGVLALGGGRIAYASADVLVAAGPYRPVAVTYAAAALKLPLGTRLLITDKLKLSVPVAVSYRTTDGKVVRVSPEGIVTPVAAGKARLIMDVTAPGYKGSLELPVEVSAASTQLKAKHASQKVKLSNGATYTVQTVTIPRGMPVTLGVAKRSVGTSQALADIAKTYGAEAAVNGTYFSAYEGLPEPYGMMMSDGKVDFIGNTGTTIGFTWDGTVLMDNLRAKYLGGINGSFSHPNNWYAYFVNRTPAQGTSSAVLFTPKRGAKLGFAYGTAVTVRNGVVTLKSKNQNAAIPGDGYVLVFTGVEEKLADRFKVGDRVDYKLETKNLSGQLIDWSRVHTAVGAGPRLVKDGKVAIQAKAEGFTEAKILTNAAARSGILVKKDGTIVIATVPAATINQWGEIMVKLGAQHAMNLDGGASSGLYMGGKLVTTPGRLISNALVFGNNLKW; translated from the coding sequence GTGGTAATAAAACAAATAAGGGGAAGGCGCGCAGCAGCGGTGCTGCTTGCGGCAGCGCTAGTGTTAACGGCTCCTGCGGGCCAGTCAGAGGACAGAACAAGCTATGCGGCTTCAAGCCTTGCTGCCAAGACGGGGGCACAGCTTCACGCGTTAGAGACAGAGAGCAAGCAGAGCAGTGTGCAGGCCAAAACAGAAACAGAGTATTGGCGTTATCAGGCGGAGGGTAAGCTGAATAAGCCGCTGACGCTTCTAGAGGGCCGAATGCTCGTGACGACGGAGAACGGCCATATCGTTATTGTAGACGGGAATGGCAAAGCGGTATTTGCCAAAAATCAGTATACCCGCCTCACTGCACCCGTTACGAACAAGAAAGGCGAGATCTGGATCACGGGAGAGAGCGCCAGGCTGTACCGATATGACAATAAGGGCAATGGCGAGATGGCGGGCATTTATTATTTTCAGAAGAAGACGGAGCGCTTGCTGCCGTCTGCCGCGCTTGTGGATGGCGAAGGCCGCCCCTACTTCTCTTATGAGCATGCGATTCTTTCCTTGAATGCGAAGGGGGAAAAGGAAGCCTTCACGCTGCCCGCAGGAACAACGGTCACCGACATGGCCCCTGCGGCACGCGGCGTCTACGCGCTTGGGAGCAACGGCAGCTTGTACGCCGTGCATGGCAGCAAGCTGCTGTGGCAGGCCGAGCTGCCGTCGGCGCTTCGGCAGGCGAAGCTGGCCGCCGACGGAACGGGCGGCCTCGTGCTGGCGGCGGGCAAGGCGCTTGCGGGCTATGAAGCGGACGGCACGGTCCGCTTCACGCGCGAGCTGTCCGCCGCGCCCGCCGGCGGCGGCTGGTCGTCCCCGGTGGCGCTGCCCGGGGACGACGGCTCTTTCATTGCCGCTGAGCTTGGCGGCAATGCCATTGTGTCGTTCCGCCTCCGGGACGGGGCGGAACGGTGGCGCGCCAGCGCCAGCGGGGCCGGAGGCTTCGGCCCCGCGGCGCTTGCGCCGGAGGGCGGCAGCGGCCATGTGCTGGCCGCCGCGCGCTCCGGCGCGGTGTTCGCGATCGATCCCGCAGGGCGGATCGCGTACAGCTATAAGCACGCCGCTGTCAGCGCAGCGGGCGGCGTGTTGGCGCTTGGCGGCGGACGGATCGCGTACGCGTCCGCCGACGTGCTTGTCGCGGCGGGGCCGTATCGGCCCGTCGCGGTCACTTATGCGGCAGCGGCGCTGAAGCTGCCGCTGGGGACGCGGCTCCTGATCACGGACAAGCTGAAGCTGTCCGTTCCAGTCGCGGTCAGCTACCGCACAACCGATGGGAAGGTTGTGCGCGTAAGCCCGGAGGGCATCGTGACGCCGGTTGCAGCCGGCAAAGCCAGGCTAATAATGGATGTCACTGCTCCGGGCTATAAGGGGTCGCTGGAGCTGCCCGTAGAAGTGAGCGCCGCTTCCACCCAGCTGAAGGCCAAGCACGCCTCCCAGAAGGTGAAGCTGTCCAATGGAGCAACGTATACGGTGCAGACGGTGACCATTCCGAGAGGAATGCCAGTTACGCTCGGCGTTGCCAAACGATCGGTAGGCACGTCGCAGGCGCTCGCCGATATCGCCAAAACGTATGGCGCGGAAGCCGCCGTTAACGGAACTTATTTTTCGGCGTATGAGGGTTTGCCTGAGCCGTATGGGATGATGATGTCCGACGGCAAGGTTGATTTTATCGGCAATACGGGTACGACCATCGGCTTTACTTGGGATGGCACAGTGTTAATGGACAACCTCCGCGCCAAATATTTAGGAGGCATCAACGGGTCTTTTTCCCATCCCAACAACTGGTACGCTTATTTCGTGAATCGCACGCCGGCGCAGGGAACGTCCTCGGCCGTCTTGTTCACTCCGAAGCGTGGAGCGAAGCTTGGGTTCGCTTACGGCACAGCCGTAACGGTGCGGAACGGCGTCGTTACGCTGAAGAGCAAAAATCAGAATGCCGCTATTCCAGGTGACGGCTATGTGCTTGTATTCACGGGCGTTGAGGAGAAGCTGGCGGATCGGTTCAAAGTCGGTGACAGGGTTGACTATAAGCTGGAGACCAAAAATCTGAGCGGTCAGCTCATCGACTGGTCACGAGTGCATACTGCGGTTGGAGCTGGGCCGAGATTGGTGAAGGATGGCAAGGTAGCCATCCAAGCCAAAGCGGAGGGCTTCACGGAAGCCAAGATTTTGACCAATGCGGCGGCTCGAAGCGGTATCCTGGTCAAAAAGGACGGAACCATCGTCATCGCCACCGTACCGGCAGCGACGATCAACCAGTGGGGCGAGATCATGGTCAAGCTGGGCGCCCAGCACGCGATGAATCTGGACGGCGGCGCCTCCTCCGGCTTATATATGGGGGGCAAGCTGGTGACCACGCCGGGACGTCTCATTAGCAATGCGCTGGTGTTCGGCAACAACTTAAAGTGGTAA
- a CDS encoding DUF2203 domain-containing protein, protein MNKRYTLEEANALLPQLKIELGRLQEMSEELEEQYIAYRKLKAVHKTSEGDPLFELESRLDFMQVEFNLYMDNFSRRGVLVKMVSPGLLDFPAIMDGEEVLLCWREGENRITHYHGWNDGYAGRRLHPDA, encoded by the coding sequence ATGAACAAAAGATATACGCTGGAGGAAGCAAACGCCCTGTTGCCGCAATTGAAGATAGAGCTTGGACGTCTGCAGGAAATGTCCGAGGAGCTGGAGGAGCAGTATATCGCTTATCGCAAGCTAAAGGCTGTCCACAAGACAAGCGAAGGCGATCCCTTATTCGAGCTTGAGAGCAGACTTGATTTCATGCAGGTGGAATTTAATTTGTATATGGACAACTTCTCTCGAAGAGGGGTGCTGGTCAAAATGGTATCGCCTGGCCTGCTTGATTTCCCCGCGATTATGGACGGCGAAGAGGTGCTGCTCTGCTGGAGGGAAGGTGAGAACCGTATTACTCACTATCATGGATGGAACGACGGCTACGCGGGCAGACGGCTCCACCCCGATGCCTAG
- a CDS encoding hemolysin family protein, producing the protein MELTIVINLLLVVLLVGLTAFFVGAEFAVVKVRMSRIDQLIAEGNKKAVAAKKLVMELDYYLSACQLGITVTALGLGALGEPTIEKILHPIFHDWGISDAWATPISYTLALSLMTFLHVVFGELAPKTLAIQFAERMTLLLSGPLVLFGKLLFPLIWLLNGSARIFLRLFGVQPAGHEQAHSEEELKIIMTQSFNSGEINQTELAYMQNIFEFDERVAKDVMVPRMQVITIDERMSNEHILAVIDENRYTRYPVTQDGDKDKIIGFLNAKEFVTDVALGRSTPLRELMHEIEAIHETAPLQQVLLKMQRKSMHISLVVDEYGGTAGIITMEDILEEIVGEIRDEFDLDEQPDVMKVSEDEYILSGRVLLSDIEEQFGIVFQNDYNVDTIGGWLQVQFISLEEDPEPIDHGDHRWTIVEMDNHQILKASLKLNVNQQGQEEAEDTER; encoded by the coding sequence TTGGAATTAACTATTGTTATTAACTTGCTTTTGGTTGTGCTGCTTGTTGGATTAACTGCATTTTTTGTCGGTGCCGAGTTTGCGGTTGTTAAGGTCCGGATGTCGAGGATTGATCAATTGATTGCGGAGGGTAACAAGAAAGCTGTCGCGGCCAAAAAATTGGTGATGGAGCTTGATTATTATTTGTCGGCGTGTCAGCTTGGTATTACGGTTACAGCTCTAGGTCTTGGTGCGCTTGGCGAACCGACAATTGAGAAAATATTGCATCCCATTTTCCATGACTGGGGAATATCTGACGCTTGGGCAACGCCAATCTCCTATACGCTGGCGCTATCCCTGATGACGTTCCTCCACGTTGTATTCGGAGAGCTGGCACCGAAGACGCTGGCGATTCAATTCGCTGAACGCATGACCTTGTTGCTGTCGGGTCCGCTTGTGCTGTTCGGCAAGCTGCTATTCCCGCTCATCTGGCTGTTGAACGGATCGGCGCGAATCTTTTTGCGACTATTTGGCGTGCAGCCTGCAGGCCATGAGCAAGCCCACTCCGAGGAAGAGCTGAAGATCATTATGACTCAAAGCTTCAATAGCGGAGAGATCAATCAGACTGAGCTCGCCTATATGCAAAATATTTTTGAATTCGACGAGCGTGTAGCGAAGGACGTTATGGTTCCGCGTATGCAGGTGATTACCATCGATGAACGGATGTCGAACGAGCATATTTTGGCTGTTATTGACGAAAATCGTTATACCCGTTATCCTGTGACGCAGGATGGAGATAAAGATAAAATTATCGGATTCCTGAACGCAAAGGAATTTGTTACGGATGTGGCGCTTGGTCGCTCCACGCCATTACGAGAGCTGATGCATGAGATTGAGGCCATTCATGAAACTGCGCCTTTGCAGCAGGTGCTGTTGAAGATGCAGAGGAAGAGCATGCATATCTCGCTTGTGGTGGATGAGTATGGCGGCACAGCTGGTATCATCACCATGGAGGATATTCTGGAGGAGATCGTCGGCGAGATTCGTGACGAGTTCGACCTGGACGAGCAGCCAGATGTGATGAAGGTGTCCGAGGATGAATATATTTTGAGTGGACGTGTCCTTCTCAGCGACATTGAAGAGCAATTCGGCATCGTGTTCCAGAACGATTACAATGTGGACACGATTGGCGGCTGGCTGCAGGTGCAATTTATTTCGCTGGAGGAGGATCCCGAGCCAATCGACCATGGGGATCACCGATGGACGATAGTGGAGATGGACAACCATCAAATCCTGAAGGCATCCCTCAAGCTGAATGTGAATCAACAAGGGCAAGAAGAAGCAGAAGACACAGAGCGCTAA